In Mercenaria mercenaria strain notata chromosome 13, MADL_Memer_1, whole genome shotgun sequence, the DNA window AACTGTTGAATACATAATCCTCCAAAAATTTGTATGTGAATGATAAAGTTGGCTGCACTAAGTCCCTCGATATATTCTTTTCAAATAGAAAACTTATCAGCTCGcctgtaaaataaaagaaaataaagttgCTCTAGGCTAATAGTTTCTCGGAACACATTTCTGGTCGTTCTCTGTAAAGCATTGTTTACAATTGTTCCAAGGTTTTTTTTTCGGCTCTAAAACTAGTTATAGAATCTGATTTATAATAAAtccattttctgttaaaaattaATCTTGCTCTTGAAGTTGTCGCGAgtattttaagtataaaatcTTACAAGTAGATTATTCACAGTAACATAtttgaatttccatttatataccAATTCACGTTTAAAGTATAATAGCTAGATTCTACCTGCAAGTGTCTTTGTCTTTTGAATTTCGCAAGTCATCCCGATCCATCCTGTCTGGCATGCGCAGTTAAAACTTCCCGGAGTATTACTGCATATGCCTGCATTTTTACATACCGAAGACAAACATTCATTAACGTCTGTCTCGCATGTTTTTCCAGTCCAGCCGCTAAAGCATCTACAATAATAAGATCCATCTGTATTTTGACATATTCCAGAATTTTTACATGGAATTAATGTTTCACACTCGTTAACATCATCTTCACATTTAATTCCGGTCCAACCTGATGAACATGTACACTTCGACTCTGAATGTTTTACAAAGCACGTCCCATTGTTTCTACACTTCAAGTCTtcacatatatttaaaaacactGAACAGTCATTCCCTGAGAATCCTGGAAAACATGTGCAATGGTAACTTCCTGGTATGTTTGTACATATACCGTTTCCTGAGCAAGGAACTTTTAGAGTAGATGAACATTCATCGACATCGTCGAGGCAGTTTTGTCCTTGCCAGCCACTGATACATGTACAGTTATACGATCCTGGTTCGTTACTACAGCTACTCGCATGAGACCCACAAATATTGTGACTGCATTCATCAACATCAGTTTCGCAATCTGCTCCAGTGTAACCAGCATCACAATTACAGTCATACCCGTTAATCAATTCACGACACTTACCATGCCCACTACAAGTTACATTGATGCACGAGAGTGATTTCATCAGGCAATGTGGGCCACTGAATCCTGTTCTACACGAACACTTGTAACTTCCCGGCAAATTGGAACAATTACCATATTTACAAAACTGAGAGGGACTTGCGCATTCATCTATATCGGATGAACAGTCACTTCCGGTCCAGCCATATTGACAATCACAGTGAAATGAACCAATTGTATTTTGACAAATACCACCGTTTTTACAAACAGATTTGACACATTCATTAACATCATTGTCACATGTTTTACCTGACCAGAATTGAGTACAGTTACACATAAAATCATGAAAACTATCGTAACACGTCCCATTGTTATCACATGTAACTTTTTCACAACGGTTTGTTATTTTTGTCTCACAATAATCACCAGTGAAATCCTCGTCGCACATGCAAATGAATCGGGCTCCACCTATATCTAAACAAGAACCATTGTTTTGGCATTGAATACCAATACAAGCACCTGTAATATTCTGACATCGGTTTCCACTATAACCGTTGCCGCAAATGCAAGAAAAGTTTCCAAACAGATTCTTACAATAACCTCCATTCTGACACGGTTTCGCCAGACATTCATTAATATCCTTATTACACGTACTTCCTGAGAAACCTTCATGACATATACATGTTTCTACACCATTTATTACATGAGCGTCACCATGCTCACATTCGTTCTTTTCATTACAGAATATCCCTGTCCAGCCTTCAACACAGTTACACCTGAAACCTTCTTTTTGAGATTCGTCAACTACACATTTTCCATTTGAGCATGGATTTGGATCACATGCTGGGACTCTGTCTTCCGTGCAAATCAACCCGGTCCAAAGAGACGGACAGATACAACTGAAAGCACCATTTGTGTTTTTGCAGGTGGCGTTATTTTGGCATATATGTAATGCGCATTCATCAACATCCTGCTCACATGAAGAACCATTGTAACCGGGGTCGCAAGTACAGTTGAACCCATTGTTTGGCAGAAGATTACACTGGCCACCGTGCTTGCAGGGATTTGGACTGCATGCACTTAAAGGGATTTCACATTCGTTTCCGTACCAACCtggaaaaattaaacaaactacaAAAGAACCAAAACAACCTCTACAAAAGTTAACAGCTGTATAAGAcccgtttttttttgttcaaagtttACTGATTTGACAGCTTATGATAGTTAAAAAATCTAACCTTGTTCGCAAGTGTCTGCCTACGTCGCCATGAAATAGAGCACCTACCTGGCTCGCAAGGTGTCTGTGCCAATGTCGCCATGACAAAGAGGACCTATCTGGCTGTGCTAGTGTCACCCTGACATAGAGGACCCACCCTGTTCACCAAGTATCTCTGTCCATGTCGGCATGACATAAAAGGCATTCCAGGCTCACAAGTGTCTGTGCTCATGTCTCCACATAACTTAGAGGACTATCTGGTTAACCAAGTATCTCTGTCCATGTCGGCATGACAAAAAAGACATACCTGGCTCACGGGTGTCTCTGTCCATGTCTCCATGACTTAGAGGACTATCTGGTTCACCAAATATCTCTGTCCATGTCGGCATGACAAAAAAGACATACCATACCAGGCTCACAAGTGTCTCTGCCCAGGTCGCCATGAGATGGAGGACCTACCTGGTTCACCTATTATCTCTGTCCATGTCGGTATGTCATAACAGACATATACCAGGCTCACAAGTGTCTGTGCCCATGTCTCCATGACGTAGAGGACCTACCTTATTCACAAGTATCTCTATCGGCATGACATAAAAGACATACCAAGCTCAGAAATGTGTCTATGCCCCGGTCGCCATGAGATAGAGGACCTACCTGGTTCACCTATTATCACTGTTTATGTCGGCATATCATAAAATACATACCAGGCTCACAAGTGTCTACGCCCATGTCGCCATTACATAGAGAATCTACCAGGCTCACAACTATCTGTGCCCATGGCGGCATAAAATAGAGGCCCCATCTGGTTCACAAGTCCGCATGACACAAAGGACCTAGATCTACTTGGTTCTCAAGTATATGTGCCCATGTCGCTCTGCCCCTGACATAGAGGACCCACCTGGCTCACAAGTGTATGTGCCGACATAAAGAACCTGCCATGCCCATAAGTGTCTATGCCCATGCCGGCATGATATAAATAACATACATGGCTCTCAAATCTCTGTGTCAATGTCGGCATGACATAAAGGACCTGCTTGGCTTACAACTGTCTGTGCCCATGTCGGCATCACACTGCTTAAAGTCTGAATTGTTCCGTAAAGCATACAATTTCTACAAATTAGAAGTGATTTGACATTTAATGATAATCAATAGCTAACATTGTTCACAATTGTATGTGCAAATGCCTACCTGGCTTTCGAGCGTGTGTGCCCATTTCAGCATGACATAAGACCTACCTCGCACACAAATGTATGTGCCCAAAATCAGCATGAATAGAGGACCTACCTACCATATTCACAAATATCTATGTCCATACCAATATGACATAGAGTACCTACCTAGCTAAGAAGTATCTGTGCCGAAATCAGCATGACATAGAGGACCTATCTACCTCATAAGTTTCTGTGACCATGTTTGCTAGACATAGAGGATCTACCCGGCTCCCAAATGCCTGTGGCCAAATCAGCATGACATAGAAGACCTACAAGGCTAGCAAGTGTCTGTGGCCAAATCGGGATGGCATAGAGTACCTACCTGATTCACAAGAGTCTGTGGCCAAATCAGCATGACACAGAGTACCTACCTGATATACAAGTGTATGTGCCCAAATCAGCATGACATAGAGGACCTACCTGATTCACAAGTGTCTGTAACCAAATCAGCATGACATAGAGTACCTACCTGATTCACAAGTGTCTGTAACCAAATCAGGATGACATAGAGTACCTACCTGATTCACAAGTATCTGTGACCAAATCAGCATGACATAGTGTAACTAATGGATTCACAAGTGTCTGTGCCCAAATCAGCATGACATAGATTGCCTACTTGATTCACAATTGTTTGAGCACAAATCAGCATAGAGGACCTACCTGATTCACAAGTTTCTGTGACCATGTTGGCCTGACATAGAGTACCTACCTGGCTCCCAAGTATCTGTGCCGAAATCAGCATGACATAGAAGACCTACCTTGTTCACAAGTGTCTGTCCCCATGTCCGCATGACATAGAAGACCTACATGGCTCATAAGTGTCTGCGACCATGTTGGCTTGACACAGAGTACATACCTGGCTCACAAGTGTCTATGCCCAAATCAGCATGACATAGAGGACCTACCTGGCTCACAAGTGTCTGTGCCCAAATCAGCATGACCTAGATTACCTACCTGATTCACAAGTGTCTGTGCCCAAATCAGCATGACATAGAGGACCTACCTGATTCACAAGTGTCTATGCCCAAATCAGCATGACATAGAGGACCTACCTGATTCACAAACGTCTGTGCCCAAACCAGCATAACACAGAGTACCTACCTGATTCGCAAGTGTCTGTGCCGAAATCAGCATGACATAGATGACCTACCTGGCTCACAAGTGTCTGTGACCATGTTGGCTTGACATAGAGGATCTATCCAGCTCCCAAGTGTCTGTGCCGAAATCAGCATGACATACAGAACCCACTTGGCCCGCAAGTGTCTATGGCCAAATCGGGATGACATAGAGTACCTACCTGATTCACAAGAGTATGTGCCCAAATCAGCATGACATAGAGTGCCTACCTGATTCACAAGTAGCTGTGCCCTAATCAGCATGACATAGAGTACCTACCTGATTCACAAGTGTCTGTGCCCAAATCAGCATGACATAGAGGACCTACCTGATTCACAAGTGTCTGTGACCAAATCAGCATGGCATAGAGGACCTACCTGATTCTCAAGTGTCTGTTCCCAAATCAGCATGACATAGAGTACCTACCTGATTCACAAGTGTCTGTGACCAAATCAGCATGACATAGAGTACCTACCTGATTCTCAAGTGTCTGTGCCCAAATCAGCACGACATAGTGCAGCTACCGGATTCAAAAGTGTTTGTGCCCAAATCGGCATGACATAGAGTACCTACTTGATTCACAAGTGTCTGTGCCCAAATCAGCATGACATAGATTTCCTACTTGATTCACAATTGTCTGTGCACAAATCAGCATGACATAGAGGACCTACCTGATTCACGAGTTTCTGTGACCATGTTGGCTTGACATAGAGTGTCTACCTGGCTCCCAAGTATCTGTGCCGAAATCAGCATGACATAGAGGACCTACCTTGTTCACAAGTGTCTGTCCCAATGTCAGCATGACATAGAAGACCTACATGGCTCATAAGTGTCTGTGACCATGTTGGCTTCACATAGAGTACATACCTGGCTCACAAGAGTCTATGCCCCAATCAGCATGAAATAGAAGACCTACATGGCTCACAAGTGTCTGTGCCCAAATCAGCATGACCTAGATTACCTACCTGATTCACAAGTGTCTGTGCCAAATCAGCATGGCATAAAGTACCTTCCTGATTCACAAATGTCTGGGACCAAATCAGCATGACAGAGAGGATCTACCTGGCTCACAAGTGTATGTGACCAAATCAGCATGACATACAGTACCTACCTGATTCACAAATGTCTGTGACCAAATCAGCATGACATAGAGTTCCTACATGATTCATAAGTGTCTGTGACCTAATCAGCACGACATAGTGTAGCTACCGGATTCAAAAGTGTTTGCGCCCAAATCGACATGACATAGAGTAACTATTTGATTCACAAGTGTCTGTGCTCAGATCAGCATGACATAGATTTCCTACTTGATTCACAAGTATATGTGCCCAAGTCAGCATGACATAGAGGACCTACCTGATTCACAAGTTTCTGTTACCATGTTGGCTTGACATAGAGTACCTTCCTGGCTCCCAAGTATCTGTGCCGAAATCAGCATGACATAGAGGACCTACCTTGTCCACAAGTGTCTGTCCCCATGTTCGCATGACATAGAAGACCTACATGGCTCATAAGTGTCTGTGGACACAGGGGACCAAGATCTCCCTGATTCACAAGTGCATGTGCCAACATCTGAATGACAGAGGACATACCTGGTTTACAAGTGTATGTGCCAACATCTGAATGACAGAGAACATACCTGGTTCACATGTGTCTGTGCCAACGTCTGCATGACATAGAGGACCTGAATGTCCTGGCGCACACCAAAATATCAATCGCAAAGTAACGCTGTAAATAAAATCCTTTCATTGTACTTTTATTTCTGACACAAAATAATAACAGTTACAACTGGAGACCGATATAAATAGTTCATGTGTTCAATAAAtaaattccttcgcatctgaactccaaacagtaattttatattatttcctaAATAACCAACGTTTACGTGAACACATTTTTTGTAAAGTTAGACAGTTTTTAACAATGCAGCACTTCCGTGATTTCgcaaatttaataaaacataaacccTCGCGAAATTTCAGAATTTAAAGTTTATCAACTcactaaaaataatgaaatttcatgtgAAATCTGCAATTTCCTTTAACCCTTATCACGTTGGActcaactgattctgcctttgcgaccagtgtagatcatgatctgcactgtccgccattcagtcaatatcttttaggtaagcaccccttttaacagttaatgttacggtccaaattaaaagatggacaagttcattacagaaatttagcagggtaagggttagacaAATATACGTAGTCTGTGTTTTCAATACATTGAAAATCTGTAAATACTTACGAGGCAATATTTGTCATTGTGATATCTATGCTTTTGGCATATGTGACATTTGGCCCAGGATTCACCGTAATATTCTTGCTAAGTACATCGATGATATCGGAAGCATTTCCATTCAAATCACTGTCTTTGACGACCACTTTCACCGAGGCAATATTCTGTTTAAATTAAGTTGGCATCTTATACATTCAAATTTTAATCGATATTAacaaattgtaaataaaactCCAAGAGtgaattttaattgtattttgacattattattcattttgtttcaCTCGTATTTAGTCTTTgtgtttttcaacaaaatttgagaTTTCAAAACTTATAATGCCATGCTTAGAACTATTTTCTTATCTATTCACAAAGTTGTCGACCAATAATGAGTTTCAGCATCAGTTTACTTGTACTTGATAAATACTTCTTAAATTTTAAATGCTAGaaagatttaaaatttatattgctCTCTTATGTAATTAAGAATATGATAAATACTGTCAAGCCATAAATACTAGTAACACAGAAAACCACCTAGGCCTGTTTGTGAAACCCGGCCTAGCAACACACGTAGTCTTCCGGAATTTGGTTTAGATATCCTCATGCCAAttgaaaaattgtaataaaataatgttttagccATAGCATCACAATTTAGCAGCAAATAAAATGGCCGGCATTTTTTTATGATATAACCTCTATCTATCtctatatttttcagttattacTGGGTTCGACTTTTGTAAAAATCTAATTATTAATGGCCATAGAAACAACATTATTGATATTGCAGCTACACATAATCATTTCTTTTCATAAGTATACTGATGGTCAGACGAGCAAACAGAAAGGCGAAcgtatggacagacggacaaaataAAATGACTTGGATATTTTCATAGTGCCTTCTGTCTGTGGTCAAGGGTTTGCGAAAACTCTCTTGTATTCAGGGTCTACTTTTTCCTTTGGCTATAGCTactgtattttttatgtaaaaacaaaataaaaggatcCTAAAGAGAATAGTATCATTTCGTTCCCATCTACAATTGCCCTGAAACAAAATCTTGTTCTCTTAAAGCTATCATAGAATCAACTTAATTGTCATGGGCGAAATGACGGAGGATGGCAAAATCAAAAGTGCCATAAGTACCCCTTCTAATAACACACCGTTAGGGAAATAACTTGTTTTCTAAacgatatatgaaaaaaatatacctTTGTAAGGCGTAATCCTCCGACCATCGGATGTGACACAGTTGCAACGTTATTTGTAAGGTCTAGAAGTGTTGGTCCACATGTAGATATAGAACTGGTGTTTGTGTAAGTAGGAGAAAGTGTGACAGCACCAATGCAGACACTCTGTTGTATTCTTATATGGAATATACGAGCAGACAAATATAGAAAGACATGATAATAGACAGACAGAAACagacagagagacagagagacagGTATCGggatggaaatttaaaaaaaagaagacttCGTGACGTGGCTTAAAACACCTAAAAATCGATTGAACCTCTAAAACATATCAAGATTTCCCGTCTTTCGCCTTGACAGATCTGTCTTGTAGCGGACAGACAACAAACAGACACACTGAAAGAGGCAAttaagacagacagacagacaaacgagACAAAAATAGATAGACAGAGAGACAGACTTCACAGACGTTTTCTTAGCTGTCCGCCTATCCATGCATACTTTTCCGCAATatgttgttatttaaaaaataagaattttatttACTGGAGCCTGGATTACCGATTGTTCAAAATAAGGAAAATTTCATAATCGTTATCATTGTTTTTAGATACATACTCTCCGATACAAACCGAAACTTGTAAGTCACATAGATCGTCAGCTGTTGCACAGTTGCCTCCCTTTGGAACGTCACAACACCGTCGTTCGCCCGTTGTTAATTCCCCGTCGTAGGACGTACCCGTTGGGTTATCTAAGGCTTTTATCTCAACTCCAATATAAACGTTTGGAACAATGTGCTGAAAAGAAACAAGTATAAATAAATAGACTGAAAATACTCACACTGCGTTTTCTATATTCGTTTCAAACGGTAAAGCTATAAggttgtttcagttttttttttttttttggttttaattaaTGTGTGAACATTGAGAACTAACCTGCAATTGAATTAATCTAATATAAAACATACAAGTTTAGTTTGCATCACACATATATCATGCATAAATTTCAGAAACAGAGAACATACATTCATTACAGGCAGTATCGGGTAAAGGCATTAAATTTAAGATGAAAATTTTAATGTTACACTTTATATGAAACAAACAAGGACAAACGTTTAACAGGGAATAAACGCAGCCGCACATAGAGCATTCTACATGTACATGGAAATAGGGGTATTTGTAAACGTATACAAGTACAAGCATGAGCACACATCACAAAAACTTAATGGACTTCCAGACGTGTCAAATTGCAATGCATTGCAGTCAATCACATTCTGGAATTGACTTAATTAGATACAATACAAAAAAggcaaactgtcacaatatacacctgTCATATACACCTGTCAATGTAAATTACTTTCAACTTTAGAATGCTCTTCTAACTGAGCAGACAATGTCACGGTCTCAATTTCGACTTATTCAAGAGCAatatttccagagcaaaaatgaCTATCCACCTGTTTATCTTACTTAGCCAAGACAATATGccgaaaaacattctgaccaagtttggtggacaGTGGATAAGAACAACTAAAGTCAAACAGCAGATGACTTTAGTGGACACCGCTGGCACACCGCAAAAGATCATACATAAAAGCTTTTAACAAACCATTCAAATAAATCAAGCAATGAACTGAAAAATTTGCATACCTCACCGTATCCTGTCAAGATAACTGAAGGCCCGGTGATCACACCTGCACTGAAGTAATTGTCTAGAGTAGATGGTTTCTGGAGTTTGAGGATAGAATCAAACTCAATCGGTGTTATTTGATGGCTCCCACAGTCCGCTATGAACGTGAAtgtattactgaaaaaaaaaacatatagtaTTTAACATGGAAATTTTGTATCGGCAACTGCTTATAGAGCCATTCATTATAACAAAGTTAATATGGAG includes these proteins:
- the LOC123529986 gene encoding neurogenic locus notch homolog protein 1-like; protein product: MDIIFAVIQSLVILLTVCEANVIVGVTIQSYSNPNGTCYVESSSDRKCCDGIQRSHCELGDTCDTYFDICVGRMEPNWGCKGAFFQTKPLNNTNSIANLSMMESKSDFWEPGMSIFIFVRDDDSHGIPVIKKHDHIDTLIEELKFVPSPTQDGAPPHPFEWQGKTRLSVSVSVWCDNHYYGQYCRSYCKGISTMAVCESSGKLSCQPSDALLLEFKNQTSQNQLPDIDLNAHRFIQGRVCQGETLNIQYPALDTNSNTFTFIADCGSHQITPIEFDSILKLQKPSTLDNYFSAGVITGPSVILTGYGEHIVPNVYIGVEIKALDNPTGTSYDGELTTGERRCCDVPKGGNCATADDLCDLQVSVCIGEIQQSVCIGAVTLSPTYTNTSSISTCGPTLLDLTNNVATVSHPMVGGLRLTKNIASVKVVVKDSDLNGNASDIIDVLSKNITVNPGPNVTYAKSIDITMTNIASVTLRLIFWCAPGHSGPLCHADVGTDTCEPGWYGNECEIPLSACSPNPCKHGGQCNLLPNNGFNCTCDPGYNGSSCEQDVDECALHICQNNATCKNTNGAFSCICPSLWTGLICTEDRVPACDPNPCSNGKCVVDESQKEGFRCNCVEGWTGIFCNEKNECEHGDAHVINGVETCICHEGFSGSTCNKDINECLAKPCQNGGYCKNLFGNFSCICGNGYSGNRCQNITGACIGIQCQNNGSCLDIGGARFICMCDEDFTGDYCETKITNRCEKVTCDNNGTCYDSFHDFMCNCTQFWSGKTCDNDVNECVKSVCKNGGICQNTIGSFHCDCQYGWTGSDCSSDIDECASPSQFCKYGNCSNLPGSYKCSCRTGFSGPHCLMKSLSCINVTCSGHGKCRELINGYDCNCDAGYTGADCETDVDECSHNICGSHASSCSNEPGSYNCTCISGWQGQNCLDDVDECSSTLKVPCSGNGICTNIPGSYHCTCFPGFSGNDCSVFLNICEDLKCRNNGTCFVKHSESKCTCSSGWTGIKCEDDVNECETLIPCKNSGICQNTDGSYYCRCFSGWTGKTCETDVNECLSSVCKNAGICSNTPGSFNCACQTGWIGMTCEIQKTKTLAGELISFLFEKNISRDLVQPTLSFTYKFLEDYVFNSSHIYFHLQRVHLNNLQFKAKCNGNSVSKELITSALHKIPNDTLSHLFPSALIGIQEINQASSSTSSVSNTSYTSTPNTSSTSSRKDGQMSTLKADSSSSSKSSKSWVTDYWPVVAGSGSAFVIIVIVLVLGLYIFRRSKQRLQENSFANPSYTTEMLRYDD